The Mercurialis annua linkage group LG2, ddMerAnnu1.2, whole genome shotgun sequence genome contains a region encoding:
- the LOC126670256 gene encoding long-chain-alcohol oxidase FAO1: protein MRRDCHVLLSGKSDEIKKYKHGFTSAEMESLRSLCGTVFPSIYDQESENSAVQEFYRASGSQYPLAEEVAELIVKRGLIEAVLVVRLVLFLLSTRFGTLLLCGSLCLDTKWPFIHKFSSIPLERREKVLQKWLKHKLLTPIRFAFIYVKSICLYIFMMQVDENGKNPAWDAIGYKVPIEENIANKERPLEKGIIETNRETDSTLPHALAKKGLQVTHESGKNLCKIKCDVVIVGSGSGGGVAAAVLAAAGYKVVVLEKGNYFVAKDYSGLEVPSFVQLYEAGGIITTVDGKVMILAGSTVGGGSAINWSACINTPDFILKEWAENHKIPFYGNPEYKSAMEAVRQRIGVTENCIEEGFQNQILRRGCEKLGLGIDSVPRNSSGKHYCGLCGYGCPTGDKKGTDTTWLVDAVRNGAVILTGCKADRFILSYNYNNKIRSKKCLGVAAKILNNENIKMRLQIEAKITISASGALSTPPLMISSGLKNRNIGRNLHLHPVLMTWGYFPESNTEFKGKSHEGGIITSVHRVLSEDSKLQAIIETPQLGPSSFSVPTPWVSALDMKNRLLKYSRTAHLITIVRDRGSGEIRTEGRISYKLDASDEANLKAGLRESLRILVAAGAVEVGTHRSDGQRLKCEGVSKEELEEFLETVSPPPGGMSLEEDWVIYSSAHQMGSCRMGIHPKDGAVDQNGESWEAEGLFVCDASVLPTAVGVNPMITIQSTAYCLSKKIADILKKRRSF, encoded by the exons atgagaaGAGATTGTCATGTTTTATTGAGCGGAAAATCCGACGAGATCAAAAAGTATAAACACGGTTTTACTTCAGCGGAGATGGAATCTCTTCGAAGCTTATGCGGAACTGTTTTTCCGTCGATTTACGATCAAGAATCTGAAAATTCCGCAGTTCAGGAATTTTACAGAGCTTCAGGTTCTCAGTACCCTTTAGCAGAGGAG GTTGCAGAGCTGATTGTGAAGAGGGGATTGATTGAAGCAGTATTAGTGGTTAGAttggtattatttttattatcaacAAGATTTGGGACATTATTGCTATGTGGGTCACTGTGTTTAGACACGAAATGGCCATTTATACATAAATTTTCAAGTATTCCATTGGAGAGGAGGGAAAAAGTTTTGCAGAAATGGCTTAAACATAAATTGCTGACACCAATCAGATTTGCTTTCATCTATGTTAAATCCATCTGTCTCTATATCTTCATGATGCAG gTTGATGAAAATGGCAAAAACCCAGCATGGGACGCAATTGGATATAAAGTTCCGATTGAAGAAAATATTGCAAATAAAGAAAGACCTCTTGAAAAAGGAATAATAGAAACCAATCGGGAGACAGATTCAACTCTTCCCCATGCACTTGCTAAAAAAGGTCTACAAGTTACACACGAATCAGGAAAAAATCTCTGCAAGATCAAATGCGACGTCGTTATTGTCGGTTCTGGCAGCGGCGGTGGTGTTGCCGCCGCTGTTCTCGCCGCTGCAGGCTACAAAGTGGTCGTTCTTGAAAAAGGAAATTATTTCGTCGCTAAAGATTATTCAGGTCTTGAAGTCCcttcttttgttcaattataTGAAGCAGGTGGAATCATCACGACCGTTGATGGGAAGGTGATGATCTTGGCAGGATCAACGGTGGGAGGAGGCTCTGCTATTAATTGGTCAGCTTGTATTAATACTCCTGATTTTATACTTAAAGAATGGGCTGAGAATCATAAAATTCCATTCTATGGGAATCCTGAATATAAATCCGCAATGGAAGCTGTTCGTCAGAGAATTGGAGTTACAGAGAATTGTATTGAAGAAGGATTTCAGAATCAAATCCTGAGAAGAGGATGTGAAAAACTCGGCCTCGGAATCGATTCCGTACCGCGAAACTCGTCGGGAAAACATTACTGTGGCTTGTGCGGTTACGGCTGTCCTACCGGTGATAAAAAGGGTACCGACACGACGTGGCTGGTCGATGCTGTCAGGAATGGTGCGGTAATCCTGACAGGATGCAAGGCAGACAGATTTATATTgtcttataattataataacaaaATTCGGTCAAAGAAATGCTTAGGAGTAGCTGCAAAAATCCTGAAcaatgaaaacattaaaatgagACTACAAATCGAAGCAAAAATTACAATTTCGGCTTCAGGTGCTCTGTCAACGCCTCCATTAATGATATCTAGCGGGTTAAAGAATCGAAACATCGGTCGGAACCTTCATCTCCATCCTGTTCTGATGACATGGGGTTATTTTCCTGAATCAAACACAGAATTCAAAGGAAAATCACACGAAGGTGGGATTATTACATCAGTTCACAGAGTTTTATCAGAAGATTCCAAACTTCAAGCCATAATCGAAACACCTCAGCTCGGTCCATCTTCATTTTCAGTACCAACTCCTTGGGTATCAGCACTTGACATGAAGAACAGACTCCTGAAATACTCAAGAACAGCTCACTTAATAACCATAGTCAGAGACCGCGGTTCCGGCGAAATCCGAACAGAAGGAAGAATAAGTTACAAGCTTGATGCCTCCGACGAGGCTAATCTCAAGGCAGGTCTGAGAGAATCGTTGCGAATCTTAGTAGCAGCCGGAGCTGTTGAAGTCGGTACTCACCGGAGCGACGGACAGAGACTAAAATGTGAAGGAGTTTCTAAAGAGGAGTTAGAAgagtttttagaaactgtttccCCACCACCAGGAGGGATGTCTTTAGAAGAGGATTGGGTAATTTACTCTTCTGCCCATCAGATGGGGAGTTGTAGAATGGGGATTCACCCGAAAGACGGCGCGGTGGATCAGAATGGTGAGAGTTGGGAGGCAGAAGGTTTGTTTGTTTGTGATGCAAGTGTTTTGCCTACTGCTGTTGGTGTTAATCCTATGATCACGATTCAGTCTACTGCTTACTGTCTGTCAAAGAAAATCGCTGACATTTTAAAGAAACGACGGTCGTTTTGA
- the LOC126669298 gene encoding phosphate transporter PHO1 — translation MVKFSKELEAQLIPEWKEAFVNYWQLKKQIKKIKISKIPKLLPQIDHEFGRSIFDSIRFFAFNKLFNSSNKITEIIQVRRKIMEDGDDEEVYQTELVQLFSEEDEVRIFFEKLDEELNKVNQFYKARETELLDRGELLNKQLDIMLNIKQILSNRRRKPNTPPSWSSSPRNSSYSETTIESNENSEESSETDEVIAALEKNGINFINSTTRSKTKKGKPKMAMRIDIPATTPTKTISAITSMLWEDLVNNPKKEGPADFINRKKIQCAEKMIRGAFVELYRGLGLLKTYSSLNMVAFTKILKKFDKVANQQASASYLRAVKRSHFISSDKVVRLMDEVESIFTKHFANNDRKKAMKFLRPQQHKESHMVTFFVGLFTGCFVSLFSVYAILAHLSGIFRPSTERSYVETVYPVFSVFALLSLHLFMYGCNLFMWKSTRINYNFIFEFQPNTSLKYRDAFLICTTFMTSVVSAMVIHLLLRANGFSPTHVDAIPGILLLIFIALLICPFDFLYRPTRYCFLRIIRNIVFSPLYKVLMVDFFMADQLTSQIPLLRHLESTTCYFLAGSLKTHRFETCSNGILYRELAYVISFLPYYWRAMQCARRWFDECDVNHLANMGKYVSAMVAAGARLTYARQENHLWLGIVLVTSFIATVYQLYWDFVKDWGLFHLNSKNKWLRDDLVLKNKSIYYISIAFNIVLRVVWLETVMRFRFGIIETRMLDFFLASLEIIRRGHWNFYRLENEHLNNVGKFRAVKAVPLPFREMDSDG, via the exons ATGGTGAAATTCTCAAAAGAACTCGAAGCTCAACTCATTCCAGAATGGAAGGAAGCTTTTGTTAACTATTGGCAACTCAAAAAACAGATTAAGAAAATTAAGATTTCAAAAATACCAAAACTACTTCCTCAAATTGATCACGAGTTTGGTCGTTCCATTTTCGATTCGATTCGGTTTTTCGCCTTCAACAAATTATTCAACTCCAGTAACAAAATTACTGAGATCATTCAG GTGAGAAGAAAAATTATGGAAGATGGAGATGATGAAGAAGTGTATCAAACTGAGCTTGTTCAGTTGTTCTCTGAGGAAGATGAG gtgaGGATATTTTTTGAGAAACTTGATGAAGAACTAAACAAAGTAAACCAGTTTTACAAGGCTAGAGAAACTGAGTTGCTTGATAGAGGAGAGCTTCTTAACAAGCAGCTTGacattatgttaaatattaAGCAAATTCTCAGCAACCGCCGCCGGAAGCCCAATACCCCTCCTTCTTGGTCATCTTCTCCCCGGAATTCTAGCTATTCCG AGACTACAATAGAATCAAATGAAAATTCAGAAGAAAGCTCAGAGACAGACGAAGTAATAGCAGCACTCGAGAAAAATGGTATCAATTTTATAAACTCAACAACAAGATCCAAAACCAAGAAAGGCAAACCTAAAATGGCAATGAGGATTGACATTCCAGCAACAACTCCAACAAAAACAATCTCAGCAATTACATCAATGCTTTGGGAAGATTTAGTTAATAACCCGAAAAAAGAAGGTCCGGCGGATTTTATTAACCGTAAAAAAATTCAATGTGCTGAGAAGATGATTCGTGGTGCTTTTGTTGAGCTCTATCGCGGTCTTGGCCTTCTCAAAACTTAcag CTCGTTGAACATGGTGGCTTTCACGAAAATCCTGAAAAAATTTGACAAG GTGGCAAACCAACAAGCATCAGCTAGTTACCTAAGGGCAGTGAAGAGATCCCATTTTATTAGCTCTGACAAG GTTGTTAGACTAATGGATGAAGTGGAGTCCATATTCACAAAGCACTTCGCCAACAATGACAGGAAAAAAGCCATGAAGTTCCTTAGACCTCAGCAGCACAAGGAGTCTCACATGGTTACTTTTTTTGTTG GGCTATTTACAGGGTGTTTTGTGTCACTGTTTAGTGTATATGCAATATTGGCACATTTATCGGGCATTTTTAGGCCCAGTACTGAAAGATCTTACGTGGAAACTGTCTATCCTGTTTTCAG TGTATTTGCGTTATTAAGCCTACATTTGTTCATGTACGGATGCAATCTGTTCATGTGGAAAAGTACAAGGATCaactacaattttatttttgaatttcaaCCAAATACATCCCTCAAATACAGAGATGCATTTCTCATTTGCACTACTTTCATGACCTCTGTGGTTTCTGCTATGGTCATTCATCTTCTCTTAAGGGCTAATGGCTTTTCACCAACTCATGTTGATGCCATTCCAGGAATTCTCCTTCTT ATTTTCATCGCCTTGCTGATTTGCCCCTTTGACTTCCTTTATCGTCCTACACGATATTGCTTCCTTCGGATTATTCGTAACATTGTCTTTTCTCCACTTTATAAG GTTTTGATGGTGGACTTTTTTATGGCTGACCAACTTACCAGCCAG ATTCCGCTTCTGAGACACTTGGAATCCACAACATGTTACTTTCTGGCAGGAAGTCTCAAGACACACAGATTCGAAACCTGCAGTAATGGAATATTATATAGAGAGCTTGCTTATGTAATTTCATTTTTGCCATACTATTGGCGAGCAATGCAG tGTGCAAGAAGATGGTTTGATGAGTGTGATGTGAACCATTTGGCCAATATGGGAAAATATGTTTCCGCCATGGTGGCGGCCGGAGCTAGGCTAACTTACGCTCGGCAAGAGAATCATCTATGGCTCGGCATTGTCTTGGTCACTTCTTTTATAGCTACTGTTTATCAATTGTATTGGGATTTTGTCAAGGATTGGGGACTATTTCACCTAAATTCCAAAAATAAATGGTTAAGAGACGATTTGGTCCTGAAGAATAAAAGCATTTACTACATTTCCATT GCGTTTAACATAGTCCTGAGAGTTGTTTGGTTGGAGACTGTTATGCGATTTCGTTTCGGTATCATAGAGACACGGATGTTGGACTTTTTCTTGGCTTCTTTAGAGATTATTCGTCGAGGACATTGGAATTTCTACAG GTTGGAGAATGAGCATCTAAATAATGTTGGCAAGTTCAGGGCAGTGAAGGCAGTTCCGTTACCGTTCCGCGAGATGGATTCTGATGGCTAA